In Tiliqua scincoides isolate rTilSci1 chromosome 16, rTilSci1.hap2, whole genome shotgun sequence, the DNA window aAGTCAAAGCTCCAGCTCACCATGCCGGTAGGGATTGTAGAGAGCCATGAATGCTGAGCCGGCAGCCAGCAAGGCTTTTTGCAGGGCATTCGTTGGGATGTGGCTTGGATATAGCAGATGATGCTTTGGTTCATCCACTGGGCTCTCAGCAGCCAACTGTTGGCCTGTGTAGCAAACCTGGTGTCTTCTACCTATGGAGAGAAGTGGGCAGAAGCTCAACATGGTGAAACAAACGTGGCATTTCTGCTTGCTCCTAATTTCTGTGGCTCTTTCCACTCATGCTGAGATAGGGCGAAGGTATTGCCGGCGCACACTCACCCCACCAGGAATAGGGCTACACGTCTACTGCAGTTGTACTTATTGCACTGCCTGAGATCACACTACTACGCTACACCAGTGGTACTCGAGGTGgtctctggtggtacttgcaggaccccgcCACCAGGAGTGTGATGCAGCAAACAGAGGTAAGAGGCTTGACTCCGAAGCATGCtcaaaaagccctcttgtccactctgagcctcttactggtgtttgccgcATCACAACCCAGTGGtagctggtgatgatgtcattgtcagttacttccaatggcacatcaaataggtggactgtgtgaagtggtacggcggaAGAGAAACACTTTAACAACACTGCTGTttgggaggatttcctgctagagGCAGGGGGTTTGActggatgaccttgtgggttccCTTCTATGATTCTACAATtaactcagaagtatgtcccacagTGTTCAACGGGGGCTTATTTGGGGGCTTACGCTTATGGGGCCAAGTgtatttaagattgcagccttactcctgaatatacagagagagagagagagagagagagaaagagagagagagagagtgcactgcTGGAGGTTTTACTAATacaaagcaatcctatgcatgtttacttggaaacaagGCCAGCAGTGAGCTTTCTGCAGGGAAAGTACACACAAGGTTGCAACCCTAGAGATCCCGAGGTGGGGCTGAACATTAACCACGTGTTTCAAAAAGGCATGTCCAGTATTCCCCCAAGAGGCAAAACAGGGACATGATTTTATTGGAAGGGGGGGGTGAATAAGTGCTGTCCCAAGCAATGGGGAAGGatcagggaaagggggggggacagaacACAAAGGTACTTGCCTGTGACCACGTGGGAATCAAGAGCACTTCTCAGACTGAATAGCCAAGAGAGGGATTTGCCAGCCCTCCTGGGCAGAAACAGCCCCATGACTTCTTCTCCTTCTAAAATCAAAGGGAAATCAGGATGACTTGAGCAATGCCTTTGCAACACACCATGACACCTCCTGGGATTCTAATGCAAGGGGAACATGATGCTGCCAGCCAACTCCAGCACAGCAAAACACCAGCCCCCTCCAAGCACAGACCTGGTTGCACTTCCTGCTTGCAACTGATCTCCTGCAGGGCCAAGGCTTGCAAGAGAATCCAGAGAGATCAGTGGTCGGGGGGCGCCATCTGCTGGCAGCTGGAGAGCAAGTCAATGGGGAGaaattcacacttacctgggagtaagtcccattgagtatagtgggatttacttctgagtagacatgcctaggattgggctgcaaggctgcagttctagccacattttcctgggaataagccctattgactataatggaacttagttctCAGTATACATgcttggattgggctctaaggttgaaatgctagccatacttacctgggagtaagccccattgaatacattgggacttacttctgagtagacatgcttggattaggctcttaggttgcaattctacccatacttacctgggagtaagccccattggctataagggggcttacttctgagtagacatgcttgcaTTGGGCTCtgcggctgcactcctatccacacttaccagggagtaagccccatgggctacaaggggacttgtttctgagtagacatgcttgcattgggctctgaggctgcaattctacccacacttacctgggagtgagcccccttaACTCCTTGCAGCTTTGTTGCTGTTCAAACCATGCTCCCTCTTTAATCTCCTTGCTTTCTATGATGCTTGTTTCCTGGGGGGACTTCATTGGAGGTGGCGCCCAAGATGGCTGCGCCCAGTGGGGGAACAGTGTGGCGGTTGCACCCATAGGCAGAGTCAGCAGGGCCATTTCTCTCCACCATGCGGGCTGCCAGGGCTGGGCTGCAGGGGGTCTTTGCAGTGTATAAGCCCCCTGGGGTGCACTGGAGCCTTGTGAGGGACACAGTGGAGACCCAGCTGCTGAAAGGTGAGCTTTTCTAGCCTGCTGCATGGGGGCAGGTTGCAGACTGCAGCCCCCCTTGTGATGCATAAGGGTCAGGACCCATCCCCTTCTGTGCTtccattcagggctggcccatcagtgtggccaactgaggctgttgcctcagggagcagatgaGTGGGGGGAAGCACTCATCTGTCTACCACTGCTTATCTGCTTGTTTCCActgctccttggattggaaaaggaaaggaggggCTGGGATAAAGAGGAGAAGCCCTCCCTGACTTGGCTTCTATTCAGGGCCGGCCCAtgaatgaggccaactgaggctgttgcctcaggcagcagatgggttgggggggggggaagaacccaTATCTGCTCttttccactccttggattggaaaagagggggctgggaaaaacaggaagtgtgaaggagaggagggtGCTGAGCTGAAACAGTAGAGGGAGGATTGAGCAGAGGGCATTATTTGGCATGCTACATTAGGTCCTGAACTGGTATTAGTTCCACTGCATGTTGCTGTCCATTCCTTTATCTCGGTGTTTCCCAAGCAGTGGGATGGGTACCAGGAGGGGTGCCAACACTGGCTGAAGTTTTACCTTGAggttccccctctccacccctacATAGTGTCATGAAGGAAGGGGGCTTTGTTAAAGTCTCCATGATTGCTCTGACAATCCGATGCTGACTTACGGAGAGGCCAGGCCAATTCTGGAGGGGTTGGCAGCTCTATCCACTGTGGGAAACGGGATCAGTGGTCCAGCAGGTCTTGCTTGGAAGCTTGTCTTGCCTGCCCACCAAACTGAGCACGGGGGAATCTTGTCCTCCATGCCAAACTAAAGTTGCACCATTGCGACTAAACAGTAACCAAGCAAATCAAAGGATTGTCATGCATTAAACTGCACTTGGGTACAGTCACTGGTGGTCTGTGTCAAGGAATGTGTTATTCACACATTCTATTTAAGGCAGGTACAATCTAATGTATGTGGTTTGTTGATCTGAAAATATAACCCACCTATAGCCATTTGAATGGAAATGTGTACTAAGGTACAGAATAATATGTGAAGAGCCCTATAGTCTCTTGTGGACTGGAGCAAGCCCCCCGTGCGCTTCCCCAgatgtttgaatttttttaaaaaaaagagatacCTTCCCAAGTTTCCAGTTTGAATTTAATTACAGCTTGGGCATTTTTTAactggaattctgaaatccaaagtattctgAAAGCTGTAACTCTTTTTGAGCGCCGGCGTGACACCACAAGTAGAAAGTTCCACATCCAATCTCATGTGATGGGTTGcacaaaactattttaaaaactatTGTATAGAATTACCGTTGGGCTATATGTATAAGGTGTATATAAAAGCAAATGAATTTCGTGTTTAGAAACTTGGACCCCATCCCCAAGTTGTCaggtatatgcaaatatttcaaaatataggAAAGTCCGATATCCAAAACGCTTCTGGTCCCAAGACCTTTGGGTAAGGCGTGCCCAGCCTATATAAATTAACCCATTTGTTATTGTTGGCCTTTAGGTCTGAACTCATTAGAGCGACCTGCGCCAAGACAACGTGTACGCTTTCTGCCAAGCACGGTGGAAGATCAAGGTGGAAAGGAGCTGATGATGACTGTTACGCAGGTACCTGTTCTGGCCGACCATCCGCTAGGTAAGCTGTGGTAAAAGAACCGCACTTAAGGTCACTACAAGTTTGGCTTGTTCCAGAGGTGGTGGCTGTATTCAGCTATCTTGCTATTaaagttgtttctttttttaacttgccTTGCCAAGCTCAGATGGGATAAAAAAAAACATATGAAAAATAATTCTAAAACAGCAAATAACTCTTCCTGGAAAGCCCTCTTTGGGGTGCCTTCGCTGTTGGAGTTGTAGGGAGTGGCTCCCTACAACAGCAGTGTGGAAGAAGACACCCAAAATAATcagggggctggagcacctttcttccaaggaaagGCTACCATgtttggggcttctcaagtctgtgctggctgttttgcctgCGCAGTCTTGAGAAGCTCCATGTCGGACTTTGCAGCCTGAcccagaggataggatccaacgGAGGAGGCATTCACTggtcccattccacccttcccctgccctggaactccttcccctccctgaaaAGCTGCACTGCCCCCCTGGTGGTGTAACATACCCCTGGGAATCCTTCTGGCACTGAGGTTGGTCCAGCGCTCACCCAgcgctgcaaatgtgctttacagcacgtttgtgatgcCAGCGGCATGCTCATACCGCTGGCACGGAAGCCTATAAGGATTGGACTCTACGCCTTACTAAACAgaatgggcttacttcagagtaaaataaCTAGCACCAAACACCCCgagctattagtcatgatgactCTGTGGTGTAcccctgaataccagttgcagggatcAGTGGGAAAGGGGACTTAATTCCATGTCTTCCTGGGTGGGCTTGTGTTCACGTCTTATGTTCTTCTAATATCGGTGAATGGAAAAAAAAGTAtctttatataataataaaatagttgGTTTCTTTGTACAGTCTCTGGACCAGCTTtcacccacttgaaaattggggcAGGCCATCGCCTGGATAGAAAATCATCCGGTGTGTTTGGTAAGCAAAGAATGCCTTCAACATTGATTGCCTTCACAAACAAAACCCTGAGCTCACACATCGAGATTATTAATCCCATACCACCTGCAGAGCTGCTGTACCTTTCACAGGTTCCATTATTGTTTTATTCAGAGGCAGCATGGTGCAGTGGTTAGTGACTAGGATAGGAGCACCCCAGTCATCCCTGAACTCACTTGAGATCCTAGGCCATGCACcagtcttatttatttatctactatgtactaaatttctacccctctgtctccctgaagggcatccaAAGTAGCTAATACATACCAGGTAGGGATATTTATCAGGTACattcagggccactgagagctggcttCGTTACTGCCCTCTTGGCGGATGTGAGGGTCCACCTGTGGCACCCCATGGCTCCATTTCCCCTGCAAGGCACTGGGTCAAGGcaggctccctccccctgctattgccctgcctgggggctggTTCCTGGGTGgctctgctcccaggtaagtcaagGGGAccctatttacactcacaccccccaAGACACTAAATTACGATTGACACCATAAAGAGCCTTGACCCCTATCAAGGCCACGTGGCATTCCTGCTTAGGGTACCCAAGCCAGCCAAAATCCTCCCTCGGTCTAGGTACGTCAACTGATCTCACTCAAGATTTGCAGTCAGCAAATGGGATGTTTTTATATGCCAATCGACGGTTCTCTTTTCCACCTGTTCGTGTTTCAGTACTTGGCGTGGGTCATGGCAACAAGCTGCTTACGGATTTGTACGACGCCCACCTGTCCAGGGTAAGCACCTTTACATTTTTTATAGATATATttcaaaccactttgaaatatatCTTTCAAATATATTGGCCGTTTTGAAGGTGCCtgctgcctccagagggtctttgCTGTCTTCCTGGGGGAAGCAGAGACCTTTCAAAGGCAGTagggaccttcaaaatggcacctctGACCAGTGTGAAGCCTTTGAAGTGGCCAGGGGAAGCTGAAGCCCTGCAGGTAAGGTAACCCTCCACCTAACTGTATAGATCCTATAGGATCAGTGGTTCATTATGTGCAAATTTGCTATCCacaagggtttccaggaacctaaccctagcagatagtgaGCACTGACTGTATCTTTGTATGCTGTCGGGAGGTAATTGTACAATCGGGAGTCTCTGCCTCTGGTTCTCGCCCAGCATTTCCATTCTAAATGCCGTACTGTTGTCTTCTTTTCAAAAGGCCTATACAGTGTGCGGTCTGCTTGGCAAAGCCACCGACGACTTCTCAGATACAGGCAAACTTATCGAGAAGACCACATTTGGTAAGCATGAAAAAGTGCTCATTCGCTTTGTAATTTTGCCTCATCTTTATCATGAGAACTTAGGGCACGTGTCTCTTCTCCTTGACTACAGATCACATCACCCGGGAGAACCTGGAACGGATCCTTGCTGTGATCCAGGGATCCAACCACAAGGCTCTCCTGCAGTATGTGTCCATGACTTTTGTTTTATAAGAAAGAAATAATACAAAAGCAAGCCAAGGGTACTTGGATTTCAGGCTATAGATGGTGTGGTGCAACGGCAGAAAATTAGGGCTTTCCCAGCTCAAATCTTGCCTCTTCCTAAACTCACTGATTGAGTCCATGACAAAGCTGCCGTTTCTCAGCTTCAGTCGCAATATGGGGATAAATCTTGCCTTATAGGGTTGTACTAAGAATTGCACCAATACATGTGGAGGTACTGCACATGCTTGGACATTGCTATTCAAAAGCTAAGTAGCATTATCTCTAGGCTTGGCAGGTTCAAATAAGCACAGGTGATGTTGAGGTCACTTGGTCCCAGATTTATGCCGTTGCTAGACCCTGTCATTTGGAAACTTCAAGGCCCATCGCAGATATGGTAAGCAGGAGCTCCAGGGTGAGGATGGTCCACGAGGAATCCTACTATCCTCCTCACCCCCTGTctgtttccttctctccctcagGCCACATCCATCCCCCTGCTTCTTCCCGCTGCGCTGTTACCGCCCGCCCAAAGAGCCAGGGGAGCCAGACAGCTCCCAGCCATTAAGCTTCTCCAAGAGTCGCGCCAACCCCCGGGAATGGAGCGTGGAACGGTCCATGGGCAGCGATTACCAGCAGCCAGTATGGCGAGTGATGCTGCtcagcttcctgggaattgctcTGTTGTTGTGGTGTGTGCTGCGTCCGCAGACTGAAATTGACCAGCTCCTGGAAACTGCCTTGCAGGGAGACTTCCAGGAAGCAGAACCACAAGTGACCCCAGATGGACAGGAGAAACCTTGACTAGCAGGATAGGGGACAGGAACCCCATGTGATTTAACTAGACTACTCTGAATTCCctgggattgggtcctgggaaCAGCTAATTcttgtgggggtgtgggggggggagaagactgcGGGTGATTTATTTTCTCAACacactcttaaaggcatctagcctgGTTGCAAGAAACACAACAGGCTCTCTTTCAAGCAAGAAGGCTCTGCTTTAAGTCTTCGATGGCTAAAAAATATCAGAGGAGTCCACTTTACCTTTTGTAGGAATTGTGACTTGCTCTTTGTTGAGCAGAGCTGTGTAACGCTGATTTCTTGACTGCCAAAACGAAGCTTGAACCCGCCTGCTCTCTTCCTCTTTTGGGAGGGAGGTTTGGCTGCGATTCACAATAGTTTATTTTGGTAGAGGCATTGAAAAGGATACACCAGTGTACATTCTGTGTACAGATCACAGGCCTGGTTACGAGCAAAGAGATCCTTGGTCTTTAGAAGCTCATCCCTTTCATCTTCAATAAATTTTGCTCTTTAACATGAACGTTGGTTGTGttttcaccttcccccccccggATCATGAGTGTTACACGTCTCTTTTGGAAGAGTCTTTAGGTGCGGCTTTCTCCTGCGCATAACGAGAAACGAACAAGCCATTACGACGTCTTCTAAAGCAATGTGCTTCCTAGGATCAAATCCACAGCTTCAAAAAAGCTgttggttctcccccccccccaaatgctaatAAAATTAGTAGGAATCTGAACAGCAGCTAACTGGCTTTCTGGGTCCATGATTATTAGGCCAAAAGATGCAAATCCCATGGTCCGAGACAGCATCAGGGGTTTGCTAGCGTCGGTTGAGTTGACCTGAATGCAGGCACGCACCCCAGTATCAGGTGGTTGTAATGGCAcgtgaggagggcaggaggaatgaGCTTCTTGGAAATTGAGACTTACTGTCTCAGTGGGATGTAGGCCTGAGCCTGCTACTTCGCAATAGTTAATATTTGCATAGCGCTTTCTGAGTGTATAGTGCTtcccatgtattatcttgatgttttCCTTACACTAACCCTGTAAGGCgtgtattatccccatattgcagatgggaaaacagaggctgagagagagagtgccttGCCTAAGGCCAGCTAGTGAGTTCCTGGCTGAGGCATgactcaaataccactggtggtacccgtaccattggttgagaaacactgcgctagaGAAAGCATGAGAAGGGCTACAGAATCTACTTATTATAGCACTGCAGGAATTCTTTTACAAGCAAAGCCAGGCTGTGCATGAGGATGGTGGATGCAGGGTACCCACCTCCCTCAGTTCCCCTCTTCCCATTttttggattcaaaaaggaagaagggaacagagcagaaaaagaagtgtgaaagagagtgctgggctagagcatctctgacactctagcctgccATTCTTTTATCCAGACTTCCTCTTACGTCGTTTTTAGCttgctgctctcctctcctccacctctAATCTGTCCCCTTCGCAGTATTTGGTGCGCTACCTCACCCACAAGGAGGTCTTGCCAGTCTTGGGTATGGGAGTCTTTAGAGCAACCCTAGCTGCTATTTTCCTTCTACTCTCAATTCTTTCAATTCTAGTGAACTGGGTTGATCACAGGAATAATCACCAGTAATTCCCACTGACACTGTACCCAGGCCCCTACGAGTGTGTAAAATGGCTACTGATTGCAACCAGCAGTCTTGCCCCCATATGTTACATCTGCCTCGGGCAAGCCATATTGTCCTCGGGCAAGCCAtagtgtccagttttggtcgccacatctcaaaaaagacatagtagaaatggaaaaggtgcaaaagagagtgactaagatgattacggggctgggacaccttccttatgaggaaaggctatggcgtttgggcctcttcagcctagaaaagagacgcctgaggggggacatgattgagacatacaaaattacgcaggggatggacagagtggatagggagatgctctttacactctcacataataccaggaccaggggacatccactaaaattgagtgttgggcgggttaggacagacaaaagaaaatatttctttactcagcgtgtggtcggtctgtggaactccttgccgcaggatgtggtgatggcatctagcctagacgcctttaaaaggggattggacaagtttctggaggaaaaatccattatggggtacaagccatgatgtgtatgcgcaacctcctgattttagaaatgggttatgtaagaatgccagatgcaagggagggcaccaggatgtggtctcttgttatctggtgtgctccctggggcatttggtgggccgctgtgagatacaggaagctggactagatgggcctttggcctgatcctgtggggctgttcttatgttcttatgttcttatattcactgGGTCTCCTTTGGTGCCCAAAATGCAATGGTGTGAGCCAGTCAGGAAGTTAGCCTTGCAGCTTCAGGAGAAGAGAAGGTTCTCATTGCGTTCTCTTTCCCCAGACATGCTAACATTGACTTGAAAACACAAGAGGCCTATGAGCTGGCCGTGAAGGGATTAATTCGGCCCATGGAGAAGAGCCCTCCTTTGATCACAGCGATTCGTTGTCTCCGGTTTGCACCTCCTGAGTTCCAGCTAGGTATGGCTAGGGTTGCAGTTCAGACAATACTCTTATTATCTCACCAGCCTCATGCATCAAACGGGGTTCATGCTCATGTCATGCACACATCCTGGTTCTTCTCCTCGCTTCCCCCAGTATATCTTCATTGCATGTGCAGGGGGTTGCAATTCAGACAATAGAAGTATCACCTGAACTTGGCTAGGAGACCAAGACATGGTGTGCAGTGACAAGGGGCAGGTAGAGTTTCTGCTCTGCCATTTCAGGTGCTGGGAAGAGACGCTCAGCAGAAGAGGATGGCAGAGTActgagatttattttatttatttattttagagagagatatagtatatataaagacattaaaaGATGGTAGAGTGGGCTGTACGTTTTAAGTGCCTGGGGGCCAGTCGCTTGTTTCAAAAGTTTCCCTACATTAGACATTCCTTCCCAAAGCAAAACCAGCATAGCTGACCCACAATCTATTTGTAGGCTTTTATATTAAGATGtgtcagtggcattactaggctttgtgtcacctgatgcgggaGGCCAATGTGTCGCCCCTAAGATGGACCTCCTTCCTTGCAGTGGACGGGGTATCCCCCTCCCTTGcacacatcacccagtgcggcccgcacccccctagcgacgccactgagatTTGTATAACGGGATAGATTTCAGGCTGCTGAAGTGGGGGCTCATTTGGGATGGAAGGTGagtatataaatatctgagggcgtattcctgacccactttccagcaatgacatgacagtgcagctcctaggtaaggatacaaacattcccttactttgaggagacctccgtgagtgccccccaactgcaggatgccacacatgccccattggcatagctatgccagtgctgaaaagtgggtaaggatttgggcctgagctcttaactcaaaactgatgtATGTTTCATTTTCCATGTGTAAACTCAGCCAGGAGTGCCCTAGTGGGACGAAAGGAGACCCAAGGTGATCATGAAATAGACCAAACAACCTCAGGCCACTCTGTCTTGGCCTGAACTTCCTCTTGGGGTTAGAGAGTAAAACATATGGAAAAATCCACATGTAGTGTTGTGAGCTCAAAATGTGTTGTAGCAGTAATTTTTGGGACCAGTTATTTAAATTTTCAGAAGGGCTTCCTTGTTGCTGCTACTTGCAGCCTCACCATCCCCTTGTGGCACTAATTTCTCTGTCCCATGCTAGAAATTCATTGTTTGCACGAGACCCAGCAATATCTCCGAAAGATAGTTCACGAGATCGGATTGGAGCTCAAGTCAACCGCCATGTGCCCACAAGTACGACGGGTGCGGGATGGTGTTTTCACCTTGGGCGACGCTCTCTTGAGGACGCAGTGGAACCTGCAGAATATCCAAAACGCAATTCTACAGTCCAAGTTGAAGGTCCAAGCTGAACTTCAACGGAGCCTGGCACACCAGGAATCCCATGCTGACTCTGACGGACAGAAAGGGGGTGGACTGGGCCAGGCAGCAGATACCGAACATCACAGCAGAGGGGAAGATGCCTTGCCAGTAAGCTCGGTGATAAAATGAGTATCTTGCATTGCCTGGAAAGTTAACT includes these proteins:
- the TRUB2 gene encoding pseudouridylate synthase TRUB2, mitochondrial isoform X1, which translates into the protein MRAARAGLQGVFAVYKPPGVHWSLVRDTVETQLLKGLNSLERPAPRQRVRFLPSTVEDQGGKELMMTVTQVPVLADHPLVSGPAFTHLKIGAGHRLDRKSSGVFVLGVGHGNKLLTDLYDAHLSRAYTVCGLLGKATDDFSDTGKLIEKTTFDHITRENLERILAVIQGSNHKALLQHANIDLKTQEAYELAVKGLIRPMEKSPPLITAIRCLRFAPPEFQLEIHCLHETQQYLRKIVHEIGLELKSTAMCPQVRRVRDGVFTLGDALLRTQWNLQNIQNAILQSKLKVQAELQRSLAHQESHADSDGQKGGGLGQAADTEHHSRGEDALPVSSVIK
- the TRUB2 gene encoding pseudouridylate synthase TRUB2, mitochondrial isoform X2; this translates as MRAARAGLQGVFAVYKPPGVHWSLVRDTVETQLLKGLNSLERPAPRQRVRFLPSTVEDQGGKELMMTVTQVPVLADHPLVSGPAFTHLKIGAGHRLDRKSSGVFVLGVGHGNKLLTDLYDAHLSRAYTVCGLLGKATDDFSDTGKLIEKTTFDHITRENLERILAVIQGSNHKALLQPHPSPCFFPLRCYRPPKEPGEPDSSQPLSFSKSRANPREWSVERSMGSDYQQPVWRVMLLSFLGIALLLWCVLRPQTEIDQLLETALQGDFQEAEPQVTPDGQEKP